Proteins encoded within one genomic window of Flavobacterium gilvum:
- a CDS encoding TonB-dependent receptor plug domain-containing protein: MTIKKLYISIFVLLCQLISAQNGAINNLKEVVVSDRTLYSNNKSQSIQILNDSVINKNQSSLTNLLNYNSVLYFKEYGRGMLSTVSFRGTTASQTAVIWNGINVNSQLNGSTDFNTFTAPDFNSVSIKAGGGSVSYGSGAIGGTVHLNNDLVFKNKFENDLRLDYGSFNTVGVNYKMAVSNKKWSTQVGFSRNSSDNDYPYVNQYTWDGVQRKNENGQYATTNLYANIGYKIKPNAVLAFYSQSSDTDRNLSLISESDSKTKYVNTFSRNLLEYSTSKNRFSSNYKVAYLSEQYQYFENIESDDFSFGKSESFIAKMDLGYKVTDFIKLNGILDYNRTKGFGTSFGNNTRQIGGLSIKAVEQHNEKWQSELGFRKEATSDYDSPFLFSLGTSYKFNSFYNLKFNVSRNFRIPTFNDLYWETGGNPDLKPESSYQAEIGNVFTYKKFTLSETVYFIKIKDLIRWAPLDGSNWTPENIDRVNSYGSETNLGWSNSFGKNNVALNASYAYTVSENVDTGEQLNYVPYHKLNSNVSYSYKKISATYQFLFNGAVTTPSQKYHLVKEYWVSNLGVFYDFGNKYTCKIGVQALNLFNQNYQSISQHYMPGRNFLINLTFKF, translated from the coding sequence ATGACTATAAAAAAACTGTATATAAGCATTTTTGTATTGCTGTGCCAATTGATTTCGGCGCAAAATGGTGCTATAAACAACTTAAAAGAAGTTGTAGTTTCAGACCGAACTTTGTATTCCAATAATAAATCGCAATCGATTCAGATTCTCAATGATTCGGTTATAAACAAAAATCAATCTTCGCTTACCAATTTGCTGAATTATAACAGTGTGCTTTATTTCAAAGAATACGGTCGCGGAATGTTGTCAACCGTTTCTTTTAGGGGAACGACGGCCTCTCAAACCGCAGTAATCTGGAACGGAATAAATGTCAATTCGCAACTTAACGGCAGTACCGATTTCAATACTTTTACCGCTCCCGATTTTAATTCTGTAAGCATAAAAGCGGGTGGAGGCAGCGTAAGTTACGGAAGCGGAGCCATTGGTGGAACGGTTCATTTAAACAACGATTTGGTTTTTAAAAACAAATTCGAAAACGATTTACGCTTGGATTATGGTAGCTTCAATACAGTTGGTGTGAATTATAAAATGGCGGTTTCAAACAAAAAATGGAGCACGCAAGTGGGGTTTTCTAGAAACAGCTCGGATAATGATTATCCCTACGTAAATCAATATACTTGGGATGGAGTGCAACGGAAAAACGAAAATGGGCAATACGCCACTACGAATTTGTATGCCAATATTGGATACAAAATAAAACCAAATGCTGTCCTTGCTTTTTACAGCCAATCTTCGGACACTGATAGAAATCTTTCTTTAATTTCCGAATCCGATTCTAAAACAAAATACGTTAACACATTTAGTAGAAATCTTTTGGAATATTCAACTTCCAAAAATCGCTTCAGCAGTAATTATAAAGTAGCTTATCTCTCAGAACAATACCAATATTTTGAAAATATTGAAAGTGATGATTTTAGTTTTGGAAAGTCAGAATCTTTTATTGCCAAAATGGATTTGGGGTATAAAGTGACCGATTTTATCAAACTAAACGGGATTTTGGATTACAATAGAACGAAAGGTTTCGGAACCAGTTTTGGTAATAATACACGACAAATAGGAGGTCTTTCTATCAAAGCGGTGGAACAGCATAATGAAAAATGGCAAAGCGAATTGGGTTTCCGAAAAGAAGCAACTTCGGATTATGACAGTCCGTTTTTGTTTTCGTTGGGGACTTCTTATAAATTCAATTCCTTTTATAATTTAAAATTCAATGTTTCGAGAAACTTCAGGATTCCAACTTTTAATGATTTGTATTGGGAAACAGGTGGAAATCCTGATTTAAAGCCGGAAAGCTCCTATCAGGCTGAGATTGGAAATGTTTTTACTTATAAAAAATTCACACTGTCTGAAACGGTTTATTTTATAAAAATAAAAGATTTAATTCGGTGGGCTCCTTTGGATGGAAGCAATTGGACACCCGAAAATATTGATAGAGTAAACAGTTATGGTTCTGAAACGAATTTGGGTTGGTCAAATTCTTTTGGAAAAAATAACGTTGCGCTAAACGCCAGTTATGCCTACACCGTTTCTGAAAATGTTGACACGGGAGAACAATTAAATTATGTTCCTTATCACAAATTGAATTCGAATGTTTCTTATTCGTATAAAAAAATATCGGCTACGTATCAGTTTTTATTTAACGGAGCGGTTACGACACCTTCGCAAAAATACCATTTAGTCAAAGAATATTGGGTTTCCAATTTGGGTGTTTTTTATGATTTTGGCAACAAATATACCTGCAAAATAGGCGTGCAGGCATTGAATCTTTTTAATCAGAATTATCAAAGTATATCTCAGCATTATATGCCGGGCAGAAATTTTTTAATCAACCTAACCTTTAAATTTTAA
- the cobC gene encoding alpha-ribazole phosphatase: MEVYLVRHTETVCEKGICYGQSDVGIREPYDAIFESILSQLPQEAVLYSSPLQRCTILARHIQKNSKIESIIEDSRLMEMHFGDWELKSWDAIPREVLDPWMEDFVNVNVPNGESFVELDFRVREFLDNKLSKKHTKPVIIVAHSGVIRSILCKINNLPLQEAFTTQLDYGVVIKGEM; the protein is encoded by the coding sequence ATGGAAGTTTATTTAGTGCGTCACACCGAAACGGTTTGTGAAAAAGGAATTTGCTACGGGCAGAGTGATGTTGGAATTCGCGAGCCTTACGATGCAATTTTTGAATCCATTTTAAGTCAATTGCCTCAAGAAGCCGTTTTATATTCAAGTCCGTTGCAACGTTGTACTATTTTGGCTAGGCATATTCAAAAAAACTCTAAAATAGAATCCATTATTGAAGATTCTAGACTGATGGAAATGCATTTTGGGGATTGGGAACTAAAAAGTTGGGATGCCATTCCCCGTGAAGTTTTGGATCCTTGGATGGAAGATTTTGTCAATGTGAATGTGCCCAATGGAGAATCGTTTGTTGAATTGGATTTCAGGGTTCGGGAATTTTTAGATAATAAGCTTTCGAAAAAGCACACAAAGCCAGTAATCATCGTTGCTCATTCTGGAGTAATTCGAAGTATTTTATGCAAGATAAATAATCTTCCTTTGCAGGAGGCTTTCACAACACAGTTGGATTATGGAGTTGTGATTAAAGGTGAAATGTAA
- a CDS encoding adenosylcobinamide-GDP ribazoletransferase, which produces MKKQLHIFFTAMMFYTRIPCPKNIDHNPDYLNKASRYFPLIGWIVGGISFLVYYFSAVLFSNEIAVILSIIAGILTTGAFHEDGFADVCDGFGGGWTKEKILTIMKDSSIGAYGAIGLVLLFLLKFEAIFSAISKSEIVNLESTICNLLIFVSAHSVSRLAAISIVFTHEYSREDASSKSKPIAQKFTWKEVVGATFFGLLPLVVLSFFQWQLLLALVPVFVTRFFLARYFQKWIDGYTGDCLGATQQVCEVIFYLSIIGIWKFI; this is translated from the coding sequence ATGAAAAAACAATTACATATATTTTTCACGGCAATGATGTTCTACACCCGAATTCCGTGTCCTAAAAACATCGACCATAATCCTGATTATTTAAACAAAGCATCACGTTATTTTCCTTTGATTGGCTGGATAGTTGGCGGAATTTCTTTTTTGGTTTATTATTTTTCCGCAGTATTGTTTTCCAATGAAATTGCTGTAATTCTTTCAATCATAGCTGGAATTTTGACTACAGGAGCTTTTCACGAAGATGGCTTTGCTGATGTCTGTGATGGTTTTGGTGGAGGTTGGACTAAGGAGAAAATCTTAACCATAATGAAAGATAGCTCTATTGGAGCTTATGGGGCTATTGGTTTGGTTTTATTGTTTTTGTTGAAATTTGAAGCAATTTTTAGTGCGATTTCAAAATCAGAAATCGTTAATCTAGAATCAACAATCTGCAATCTACTAATATTTGTTTCCGCCCATTCGGTAAGCCGTTTGGCCGCTATTTCTATTGTTTTTACTCACGAATATTCAAGAGAGGACGCATCGAGCAAAAGCAAACCGATTGCTCAAAAGTTTACTTGGAAAGAAGTAGTAGGAGCGACTTTCTTTGGATTGCTGCCACTTGTCGTTTTGTCTTTTTTTCAATGGCAATTGCTGTTGGCTTTGGTACCTGTTTTTGTGACTCGGTTTTTTCTTGCCCGTTATTTTCAAAAATGGATAGACGGTTATACAGGAGATTGTTTGGGAGCTACGCAACAGGTGTGTGAAGTGATTTTTTATCTGTCAATTATCGGAATATGGAAGTTTATTTAG
- the tnpA gene encoding IS200/IS605 family transposase yields MPFVKVYIHCVWSTKNRIPYLDSIELRQKVWNHIRENSIQKGIFIDFINGYSDHCHCLISLGVDQNIQKVMQLIKGESSFWINKNGLTKEQFQWQDEYFAVSVSESVIDKVRNYIKNQEEHHKKKTFQEEYDEFILKFGFKKIEYK; encoded by the coding sequence ATGCCATTTGTAAAAGTCTATATTCACTGTGTTTGGAGTACTAAAAACAGAATTCCGTATTTAGATTCCATTGAATTGCGCCAAAAAGTTTGGAATCATATAAGAGAAAACTCAATTCAAAAAGGAATTTTTATTGATTTTATAAACGGATATTCAGATCATTGTCATTGTTTAATTTCATTGGGTGTTGATCAGAATATTCAAAAAGTAATGCAACTTATAAAAGGAGAATCTTCTTTTTGGATTAACAAAAATGGATTGACTAAAGAACAATTTCAGTGGCAGGATGAATATTTTGCAGTTTCGGTTTCAGAATCGGTCATTGATAAAGTTAGAAATTATATCAAAAATCAAGAGGAACATCATAAAAAGAAAACATTTCAAGAAGAATATGATGAATTTATTCTAAAATTTGGGTTTAAAAAGATTGAGTATAAATGA
- the cobT gene encoding nicotinate-nucleotide--dimethylbenzimidazole phosphoribosyltransferase, protein MTLDEIIKSRRDTRHFTNDVIPDEVVQRALQAGHCAPSVGLTDATRYYLIKSDAIKKAIKELFLDYDHKASNLTDDDFQKVQYKALKLEAIEEAPLGLVICYDRSVLNNFTIGTVGSNEAIKFSAVCAAQNIWLSLTEQGYSMGWVSILNYYQFKQLLGLPENIEPLGYFCVGKPATNYDNQPMLQQLNWKQKAERPFVEEISVSIPISVPESLRGTKESLPDNYTIKESLEKKIDNKTKPLGSLGVLECLAKQIGSVFQTLEPIITKPNIVVFAADHGIGNHGVSAYPQDVTRQMVANFIEGGAAINVFCKQNDIALTIVDSGVNYDFPTNANLVSAKIGKGTQSFLHGPAMSEIELNLCFTKGAAIVNSIFETGCNCIGFGEMGIGNTSTASVLMSILLELPIEDCVGKGTGVVDEKLIQKQNILKKALKNYNGPNDLQSKLAYFGGFEIMQIAGGMLQAKQNNMLILVDGFICTVAFLIAYKMNPSIKENAIFCHSSAEQGHQKILNYLDVQPLLQLDLRLGEGTGCAVAFPIIQSAVCFLNEMASFESAGISKKE, encoded by the coding sequence AAAGCGATAAAAGAACTTTTTTTGGATTACGACCATAAAGCTTCAAATTTAACGGATGATGATTTTCAAAAAGTACAATACAAAGCTTTAAAATTGGAAGCGATTGAGGAAGCGCCACTTGGATTGGTGATTTGTTATGACCGTTCGGTTTTGAATAATTTTACGATAGGAACTGTCGGGAGCAATGAAGCTATAAAATTTAGTGCAGTTTGTGCTGCTCAAAACATTTGGCTGTCACTCACAGAGCAAGGTTATTCTATGGGTTGGGTTTCGATTCTAAATTACTATCAATTCAAACAACTTTTGGGATTACCAGAAAATATTGAGCCTTTGGGGTATTTTTGCGTAGGCAAACCCGCAACCAATTATGACAACCAACCCATGTTGCAACAATTGAATTGGAAACAAAAAGCAGAAAGACCTTTTGTGGAAGAAATTTCAGTTTCTATTCCTATTTCGGTTCCTGAGTCATTGCGAGGAACGAAGGAATCACTTCCAGATAATTACACTATAAAAGAATCTCTTGAGAAAAAAATAGACAATAAAACCAAACCTTTAGGCTCACTTGGTGTTTTGGAATGTTTGGCGAAACAAATCGGTAGCGTTTTCCAAACATTGGAACCAATAATAACAAAACCCAATATTGTTGTTTTCGCCGCCGATCACGGAATTGGAAATCACGGTGTTAGCGCTTATCCGCAAGATGTTACGAGGCAAATGGTGGCTAATTTTATCGAAGGAGGAGCGGCTATCAATGTGTTTTGCAAACAAAATGATATCGCCTTAACAATCGTAGACTCGGGTGTAAATTACGATTTTCCGACTAATGCCAATCTGGTTTCAGCCAAAATAGGGAAGGGAACACAATCGTTTTTGCATGGTCCGGCAATGAGTGAGATTGAATTGAATTTGTGTTTTACTAAAGGGGCAGCAATCGTGAATTCAATTTTTGAAACGGGTTGTAATTGCATCGGTTTTGGCGAAATGGGAATTGGCAATACTTCGACAGCTTCAGTCTTGATGAGTATTCTTTTGGAATTACCAATCGAAGACTGCGTCGGAAAAGGAACTGGTGTTGTTGACGAAAAATTAATTCAGAAACAAAATATCCTGAAAAAAGCTTTGAAAAATTACAACGGCCCAAATGATTTACAAAGTAAGTTGGCCTATTTTGGAGGATTCGAAATTATGCAAATCGCGGGTGGAATGCTTCAGGCGAAACAAAATAATATGCTCATTTTGGTAGATGGTTTTATTTGTACGGTGGCTTTTTTAATCGCTTATAAAATGAATCCTTCAATTAAAGAAAATGCCATATTTTGTCATTCCTCAGCCGAACAAGGGCATCAAAAAATATTGAATTATCTGGATGTTCAGCCGTTGCTGCAATTAGATTTGCGTTTGGGTGAAGGAACAGGTTGTGCGGTGGCATTTCCAATTATCCAATCGGCGGTTTGTTTCCTGAATGAAATGGCTAGTTTTGAATCGGCGGGAATTAGCAAAAAAGAGTAG